TTTGTTGGTAAAATATTGGTATTAAACCGATTTTTTGGTTTTGTTGATAAAATATTGGTATTAAATCCGAAACTGTGAGCGGATGGCCAGTGAgctaaaaaatgaaaaatgaattgcTATTTTTCTTCTCTGTTGTGCATGTTAGTTGTTAGGTTTCTACTTATTTTTATACTAAtataaacatgcccgtgcgttgcaacgggagataaaaATACACAACGAGAGATAAAAGAAACAGCACACGTCTCTAGCCTTCCTTCCCGACCGCGCCCATGGTGGCTGCGGTTGCTGCGGTGTCCACCTGATCACAAAGCATTCTAACATGAACAATCCCAAGACGATGGGCTCATCCACCACACGCCCTGCTCATCCTGCTCCTCTCCTCTATGTTGACGTTTTCAGCCCGGCGCAATCGAATTCTGAAGCACATCAACTCTTGGAGAGCCTTTAGAGGGATGCACTGTTTATACCATGCGCCAACATAGAGCAGAAACAAACAGGTGCATTCAAACAGTCTCACATACCCAAATTCCTTTCCCTTTCTATTGAAGCTCATTGTGCTCTAATTATACATGAAACCAATGGCAAGCAAATAAAACACTTGCATGATTTAGAATTACAGGACAAACTCATCATATATAGAATCAAAGAGGAGGACAAAGGCCTGCTCAATGATCTGATGGAAGCAAGAGGAGGACAATGACATGCCTTTTGCACCTGTGAACAAGTTGAAAGCCCTGGTGTTTCGCTTAATGTATAGCTCAATGGTATATGGTTGTTTCACGGTCTCCTGGATGTGCCACTTGTGTATTATTTTTAAAACTCAACATTTAGAATTTAACTTCCAATAATGTTCACATAATCATTCCATCCTGATAGTTACACCACGAGAAAATTCGAGACGAACTATTATTAACAAGTTTGGTACTTCGGTGGAGTCCTACAAAACTGACTCGTCAAATTGACAGAGTACAAGAACAATGAAAACACACAAGATTACAGATAGCTTAACGACACGATAAAGGGAAAACAGTATTCAAATATGGTTTGGACTACAGTAGTTACTAAACACATCACGCGTTACATGCTTCATCCTCCTGCATCATTATCTCCTCCTCCACTACTCCCCAGCAGCAATTGCCTGGTTTTCCACCGCAAGACGAAGGGCAGCAACTCTACGCACAGTAGATTATTGTTAGGCATATGGTGTACTCCAAAGTACAACAAAAATAAGCTGACTACATAAAAAATGAAGATAGCCAACCCATTTTCATTTGTAAGTCTTAAGAAAAAAAATGGGGAAAACTTCTAATATGCAACTTCTCACTATACATCTGGAGTTTCATGTGCCTGTTCATTCTGTTCATGTGGATCATACTAAATCAGAAACTACCCCATATGAATTTGGTGTCAATTTGGTATTTGACTGCTGAATAAGCAGGGCCGTCGAGGCTCTAAATTTAGGCTGAATTATTTCCAGGAAGTCTTTTACCTGACATGTATTATTTCTTATCAGTTCATTCTAGCAATGAAAAAGGAACATCAATCTGGATACATGAATCTCTACACATCACAAATTTTAATTGATGGTACAATATTTTAACTTAATAAATGTTTCAGTTATTTATTATCCAAAAGCAGATGTACACTGGACACATTTATCAAGTTTTGAAGCGATATGACTAATTCTAAGGTAAATGTTGCAGAAGCCTCGACAGATCCTTGAACTTCATCATTTAGTTAATATCAATAAGTTGAAAATTAAGATCAGACCTTGGAGCAAGTGTAGATAACAAGAGTCAGCCAAGTCCAGGCATTAGGTGCGCAATTTGAGGAACCATCACCAGCTTGGTCGAGAAAATATGATAATGGGGACATCAGTTGAAGTTCATATTGGCGTTGTGAACCACAAAGCTTACATGTGCCAACATCTTGTGAGTTAGTTGTAGGCAACAGTGGACTACCACCACATGAATACCTGCAGGTAATTAGACACCAAAAATCGAATCAGGTTCTGAAACTAAAATAGGTGTATACTTAGAGAAAAGCATGATATAATAAATAATAGCAAGGACATGATGAGTTCTACCTAAAGCATTGTTGAGGATATGCATCCAACCGTTTCTTAAATTTTAAGAAAGTTCTGTCGGCCCCAGGAGCTTTATCATATTCATACTTTTCTCCTTCCCATTTTTCTTCTTCATCATTACCCATGTCCATCATCTCTTCTGCCAAAAGTTTTTCATAGCTACTAGAACCTACACTGGCTTTTCCCCTCGATTGTTCCTTATCGTAATAGATATAGAAACAAGGAAGAACTGCAGAAAGAAAATTTCATGAGACAAAAACACTTGGATCTTACGGTAATGAGTTCTGCAGAGATTTCCCTCACCTGGTATACTCAGGTCATTTACTTTCTCCTTCACTGCAGCGCATTTTCTAGGGACATTATTAGCACGCTTTGatttgtatttcttctttgtgttGGATGCCACCGTTGCGGCCTGCTCGAGTGCTGCAGCCAAGGCATCTAAATCGAAATCATCATCATTGCTGTTGGAACTCTTGTTTTCTTCTTCATTATGTTTTCCCGCAGAATATGAAGGAGTTGGCTCATTTGAGCAAACCTTTTCTTTACTTCGGACTGACCCGTCCCCATTATCATTTGATTGCATACCACCATGGCACTTCTGAACCCTTAAGACCTTCCAACTTTAAGAAGCAAATAAATCCAAAGGTCAGACAAACAAACCTCAAATCATACCGAATATATGAGTAACATGTAATTGTGCCAAACTACCGATGGTAAGTGACACATACTTGCCTTTGGGGGTTAGGGCTGCATTTTGGCATCGGGCAAACAAGAACATACAGTGTCCGCTCTTCAATGTTAAGCTTCGCAAGAGGAGCATAAACCTGAAGTTACCACACACATATAAGAAAAACATGGCAAAACTACTAGTGCTGGATAGAGGTATTGGGTACCATCATAGAAACAAGCTAGTATGCTACACGAATTTAGGGCACTGTAAGTCTGTAACATAGGTCCAAAGATGATAAATTCATAGCACTCCATTCCCTTATATGGACGTCTATCAGAACATGCTTCAGCTCTTAACATTCTTAGCCAAAAAGTATAAGAAACTCGCCTGAGCAACAAGGCAGAGCCTGGTTCCACACAATTTGCATTGGAGTAAttcagcttcagcccccacatccTCGGCTGGCCAATCCTGCAGAACAAGATTCAAAAAATTACTTAAACATGAGCTAGCAATAGCCTCCCCTTGGGGAAATTGTTCCACCTTTGGGGAGTAACAGGagataaaattggtcctagaacaCATTGGAACTTGTAGCATAACAAGAGAGCTTATTTCCAACTTCCCAAGAGAAGGAGCAGCATAGCTTCATCTCTGGTAACGAAATTGAAGAAGAGATGGAGAAGAGAACATCAAGTTGGCAACGACATACAGGGACCCCGCCGATCTTGGTGGTGTAGTGGTCGGCCTTCTCCCGGTAGTCCTCCGCCCAGGGCCCCGGCAGGCCCAGATGCACCTCCTCCGCCATCCCTACCGCGTCCCTGTTATCCCTCGAAAGATGCGAGGTTCGCGGAGCTAGCAGACGGCCGCGGGAGGCAAGAACCGCGGACTCGACGGCCGCCGCCGGCGGCTGGTAGACAGGGGTTAGGCGGCTACTGCGTGTGCTCTCCCTGGGGGAAAGCTATTCAGGCCTGGTTCTGCGAAAGGGTCTGGACCGCCATGGGCGGGGACGAGGCCCAGCAGTGTAAAGAAGGCCTGATGGCCCACGCTGACGAGCTGAATCAAGTGGTGCTGTGTAAACATTGCTCCCTTCAAAAATCTCGTTCACTGTAATTTTGTCAAATTCATGAATACACAATAATAATAATATTTTTCACCGAATTATTTTCGAATCTCATTCAATAAATAATTTTCGAGTcacaacatttttcaaattcgcgaacatttttcacggaataatttttgaaaaaaattgaatatttttcaaaagCGAAAAGTATTTTAAATCTCGAATTTTCTAAATATTTTTAGCATTTTTTAAAcgtgaaattttttaatttctgaagAACTTTGGAAAACATGAAGAAAAAAGTGTGAACATATTTTTCGAAATCCCCATTATTATGTAAATAGCAACATTTTTAAAAATTTCTAacgtttttctgaacatttttaaaatttgtctATCTATCAAACACCATTTTTAAAATTTGTCTATC
This region of Triticum aestivum cultivar Chinese Spring chromosome 2D, IWGSC CS RefSeq v2.1, whole genome shotgun sequence genomic DNA includes:
- the LOC123054986 gene encoding programmed cell death protein 2-like, coding for MAEEVHLGLPGPWAEDYREKADHYTTKIGGVPDWPAEDVGAEAELLQCKLCGTRLCLVAQVYAPLAKLNIEERTLYVLVCPMPKCSPNPQSWKVLRVQKCHGGMQSNDNGDGSVRSKEKVCSNEPTPSYSAGKHNEEENKSSNSNDDDFDLDALAAALEQAATVASNTKKKYKSKRANNVPRKCAAVKEKVNDLSIPVLPCFYIYYDKEQSRGKASVGSSSYEKLLAEEMMDMGNDEEEKWEGEKYEYDKAPGADRTFLKFKKRLDAYPQQCFRYSCGGSPLLPTTNSQDVGTCKLCGSQRQYELQLMSPLSYFLDQAGDGSSNCAPNAWTWLTLVIYTCSKSCCPSSCGGKPGNCCWGVVEEEIMMQEDEACNA